The following proteins are co-located in the bacterium genome:
- a CDS encoding metal-dependent hydrolase, which translates to MASALTHAFVGSVMGKIIRGKDRMPRRFWIGLALTAALPDLDVVSFHLGIPYESPWGHRGFTHSLVFAAFLGWLTLELLRLGEKRFSRNWWMLWACFFLATASHGLLDAMTNGGMGIAFFWPFRNARYFLPWRPILVSPVAFQAFFHHRAFAILKSEFLWVWIPVVLLWVLSAILRRVLGSERPK; encoded by the coding sequence ATGGCTTCCGCATTGACGCACGCTTTCGTTGGGTCCGTGATGGGGAAGATCATCCGTGGAAAGGACCGGATGCCACGGCGATTTTGGATCGGCCTGGCTTTAACGGCCGCTCTACCCGACCTGGATGTGGTCTCATTTCATCTGGGGATCCCCTATGAAAGCCCCTGGGGACACCGGGGATTCACCCATTCCCTGGTCTTCGCCGCTTTCCTGGGATGGCTGACCCTCGAACTGTTACGGCTGGGGGAAAAGCGTTTTTCGAGGAACTGGTGGATGCTGTGGGCCTGTTTTTTCCTGGCGACCGCCTCCCATGGGCTCCTGGACGCCATGACCAATGGCGGTATGGGCATCGCCTTCTTTTGGCCCTTTCGTAACGCCCGCTATTTCCTGCCCTGGCGGCCCATCCTTGTCTCGCCGGTCGCGTTCCAAGCTTTCTTCCACCATCGCGCCTTCGCGATCCTGAAAAGCGAGTTCCTGTGGGTCTGGATCCCGGTGGTCCTGCTTTGGGTTCTCTCCGCCATTCTTCGCCGGGTCTTGGGGAGTGAAAGGCCGAAATGA
- the recA gene encoding recombinase RecA, translating to MASEKQKALDNAILQIEKDHGKGAIMKLGEAKVQDVKSISTGAISVDIATGIGGVPRGRIVEIYGPESSGKTTLTLHIVAECQKAGGTAVFIDAEHAMDPVYAKKLGVNVDELLISQPDSAEEALQIADTLIRSGAIDVIVIDSVAALAPRAELEGEMGDAHVGLQARLMSQALRKLTALLSKSNTSALFINQIREKIGVMFGNPETTPGGRALKFYSSMRLDVRRVEAIKSGDQNIGNKVKVKVVKNKTAQPFREGFVDIIFGEGISKEGSLIDVGVEMGIVDKSGTWLSFGETKIGQGRDAGKAFLKEHTDVAAQIEKRIKEKVGLIPAPAQAPAKPSATGSAPAAASADKPVAAPTPLKPELKKDAGLVLTEKAKVALRK from the coding sequence ATGGCGAGCGAGAAACAAAAGGCGTTGGATAACGCGATCCTGCAGATCGAGAAGGACCACGGCAAGGGCGCGATCATGAAACTGGGGGAGGCCAAGGTCCAGGACGTGAAGTCCATCTCCACGGGGGCCATCTCGGTCGATATCGCCACCGGCATCGGGGGGGTTCCCCGGGGCCGCATCGTTGAGATCTATGGACCGGAATCCTCCGGTAAGACCACCCTCACCCTCCATATCGTCGCCGAGTGTCAAAAAGCGGGCGGGACCGCCGTGTTTATTGACGCGGAACATGCCATGGACCCGGTCTATGCCAAGAAACTGGGGGTGAACGTGGATGAACTGCTCATCTCCCAGCCTGATTCGGCCGAAGAAGCCCTCCAGATCGCCGATACCCTCATCCGTTCCGGGGCCATCGACGTCATCGTCATCGACTCCGTGGCCGCCTTGGCCCCCAGGGCCGAGTTGGAAGGCGAGATGGGCGATGCCCACGTGGGGCTCCAGGCCCGCTTGATGAGCCAGGCCCTGCGTAAATTGACGGCTTTGCTCTCGAAATCCAACACCAGCGCCCTTTTCATCAACCAGATCCGCGAGAAGATCGGGGTCATGTTCGGGAATCCGGAGACCACCCCAGGGGGACGGGCCTTGAAGTTCTACTCCTCCATGCGGCTGGATGTGCGCCGGGTCGAGGCCATCAAGAGCGGGGACCAGAACATCGGGAACAAGGTGAAGGTCAAGGTGGTCAAGAACAAGACGGCCCAGCCTTTCCGGGAGGGTTTCGTCGACATCATCTTCGGGGAAGGCATCTCCAAGGAAGGTTCGCTCATCGATGTGGGCGTGGAAATGGGCATCGTGGACAAGAGCGGGACTTGGTTGAGCTTCGGGGAGACCAAGATCGGCCAGGGCCGGGACGCCGGCAAGGCTTTCTTGAAGGAACACACCGATGTCGCCGCCCAGATCGAGAAGAGGATCAAGGAAAAGGTCGGGCTGATCCCGGCGCCGGCCCAGGCACCCGCCAAGCCTTCGGCGACGGGCTCCGCCCCTGCGGCGGCTTCGGCGGACAAGCCGGTGGCCGCGCCCACGCCCTTGAAGCCCGAACTTAAGAAGGATGCCGGACTGGTCCTGACCGAGAAGGCCAAAGTCGCCTTGCGCAAGTGA
- a CDS encoding AsmA family protein — protein MTQKPMNKFLKIILWIIGGFVGLVVLLLAAAAIIIPIKYPPEKLKAMATEKLTETLHHQVAVKDVRFNILSGFKIQGLKVANRAGWDPTPIVDAKEISISYQLFPLLWGQVKLDEVVLDRPEIFIERRGMDSFNFSDMTASTSSAVPAAAPAAQASVAAKKPAAKPKAKPKPKSKKKAKPHAGLPSETRPDAFGSLFVASAYADDGTASKPADKASKTTLLLTVGNAKIVHGKMTYLDRSVNPPQKYLLSDLNLHIENISMVGGKSNFTMSTPVEANNQKYQFSLKGTYRFLMASSMIKDMDIEGILNDSHSFQVKGDLSYGDGIAPKLDGDASLDSLKLVDLIPRNLAKMPQGLVLKGPARVDFHLEGNTKAGLELDGSADGSSLAIQFKDYFIKTDKTTCKVEFKSLNRMAQGIYDIPSFKIHYQDWDVNGSFHYQSNGLYSGSVHSKSLPFQGLPGMFPKLKNTTVNGSGAMDIDFSQVLGKPESLKVNGLVSLKGVGIILPKQEPYLEDITGPIYLNGQVLRVPKATFKSFDGTGAAGVTWNYVNDGYTYGFVLKDVSAQKAIDASIDAYVTTKDFTDYKDKLLGNLNLSYAGSGRGFGGDQMIASALGNGSYTLDHAKVKDLALVKAINKYFKDSSNEIAFDQIKGVLVMKNKVFTYTADTNGKVGAVRERGGINVAEMVYAPDMTVQADVKKDFLNSDAVLAGLPGEVRGLVKNVDWFADGNGNIPIDFKFTGPVKQNNYAYDWDRLKKNVGDHAAQEAKKAVGDAAKPVLNDIGNKLKGLFGK, from the coding sequence ATGACCCAGAAACCCATGAACAAGTTCCTGAAGATCATCCTGTGGATCATCGGCGGTTTTGTCGGCCTGGTGGTCCTGCTCCTGGCCGCTGCCGCCATCATCATCCCGATCAAATATCCGCCCGAGAAGTTGAAGGCCATGGCCACGGAGAAGCTCACCGAGACCCTTCATCACCAGGTCGCCGTCAAGGACGTTCGATTCAACATCCTCAGCGGCTTCAAAATCCAAGGCTTGAAAGTGGCGAACCGGGCGGGTTGGGACCCGACCCCGATCGTGGACGCCAAGGAGATCTCCATCTCCTATCAGTTGTTCCCCCTGCTTTGGGGCCAAGTGAAACTGGACGAGGTGGTGTTGGACCGCCCCGAGATCTTCATCGAGCGCCGGGGGATGGATTCCTTCAATTTTTCCGACATGACGGCCTCCACTTCTTCGGCCGTTCCGGCGGCCGCCCCCGCGGCCCAAGCGTCCGTCGCGGCCAAAAAGCCGGCCGCTAAGCCCAAGGCCAAGCCGAAACCGAAGAGCAAAAAGAAGGCGAAGCCCCACGCCGGATTGCCTTCCGAGACCCGCCCGGATGCTTTCGGGTCCTTGTTCGTCGCTTCCGCCTACGCCGATGACGGGACGGCTTCGAAGCCCGCGGACAAGGCTTCCAAGACCACCCTCCTGCTCACGGTGGGGAACGCCAAGATCGTGCACGGGAAGATGACCTACCTGGACCGCTCCGTGAACCCGCCTCAAAAGTACCTTTTGAGCGATCTGAACCTCCATATCGAGAACATCTCGATGGTCGGTGGAAAGTCCAATTTCACCATGAGCACCCCGGTGGAAGCCAATAACCAGAAGTATCAGTTCTCGCTCAAGGGGACCTACCGGTTCTTGATGGCCAGTTCGATGATCAAGGACATGGACATCGAAGGGATCTTGAACGACTCCCACAGCTTCCAGGTGAAGGGCGACCTGTCCTATGGGGATGGTATCGCCCCCAAATTGGATGGGGACGCCAGTCTCGACAGCCTGAAATTGGTGGATCTCATCCCCCGGAACCTGGCCAAGATGCCCCAGGGCCTGGTCTTAAAGGGACCCGCCCGGGTCGATTTCCACTTGGAAGGGAACACCAAGGCCGGTTTGGAATTGGACGGGTCCGCCGATGGCTCGAGCCTGGCGATCCAGTTCAAGGACTATTTCATCAAGACCGACAAGACCACCTGCAAGGTGGAGTTCAAGAGCTTGAACCGCATGGCCCAGGGGATCTATGACATCCCTTCGTTCAAGATCCATTACCAGGATTGGGATGTGAACGGTTCCTTCCATTACCAAAGCAATGGGCTTTATTCCGGCTCGGTCCATTCCAAGTCCTTGCCTTTCCAGGGGCTGCCGGGGATGTTCCCGAAATTGAAGAACACCACCGTGAACGGTTCGGGGGCCATGGACATCGATTTTTCCCAGGTCCTGGGAAAGCCCGAGTCCCTGAAGGTGAACGGGCTGGTGTCCTTGAAGGGGGTCGGGATCATCCTGCCGAAACAAGAACCCTATTTGGAGGACATCACGGGGCCGATCTACCTGAACGGGCAGGTCCTCCGGGTGCCCAAGGCGACCTTCAAATCCTTTGACGGGACGGGAGCCGCGGGGGTCACTTGGAACTACGTCAACGATGGTTATACGTACGGATTCGTCCTGAAGGATGTGAGCGCCCAGAAAGCCATCGATGCCAGCATCGACGCCTATGTGACCACCAAGGACTTCACCGACTATAAGGACAAGCTCCTGGGAAACCTCAACCTGTCCTATGCCGGTTCGGGAAGGGGATTCGGCGGCGACCAGATGATCGCCTCGGCCCTGGGGAACGGGAGCTATACGCTCGACCACGCCAAGGTCAAGGACCTTGCCCTGGTCAAGGCCATCAACAAGTACTTCAAGGACTCGAGCAACGAGATCGCCTTCGATCAGATCAAGGGTGTCCTGGTGATGAAGAACAAGGTCTTCACTTACACGGCGGATACGAACGGGAAGGTGGGCGCGGTCCGGGAAAGGGGCGGCATCAACGTGGCGGAGATGGTCTATGCCCCCGACATGACGGTCCAGGCCGATGTGAAGAAGGACTTCCTGAATTCGGACGCGGTCCTGGCCGGACTCCCGGGGGAAGTGAGGGGGCTGGTCAAGAACGTGGATTGGTTCGCGGACGGGAACGGGAACATCCCCATCGATTTCAAGTTCACCGGGCCGGTCAAACAGAACAATTACGCCTATGACTGGGACCGGCTGAAGAAGAACGTCGGGGACCATGCGGCCCAGGAGGCCAAAAAGGCCGTTGGCGACGCGGCGAAGCCCGTGCTCAACGATATCGGCAATAAATTAAAAGGATTGTTCGGCAAATAA
- the bshB1 gene encoding bacillithiol biosynthesis deacetylase BshB1, whose amino-acid sequence MKKKKNIQTFETVAPGGAAQDGAKIDVLAFGAHPDDVEIAMGGTILSLKDRGARVVVCHLTDGEPTPYGNHKLRLKEAEAAARVLGLDDHLILPLKNRELQDTIPARRKVAEVMRRYRPAMVFAPYWVDAHPDHWGGSRLVEAARFWAKLVKTDMKGDPWYPPKFYYHLCSHLRPNVQPAFIVDTTGFQDRKVRAVSCYESQFIKKPGSRALEFIGVANRYWGSMIGRETGEPFFSKENIGVNDPRILL is encoded by the coding sequence ATGAAAAAAAAGAAGAACATCCAAACCTTTGAGACCGTCGCGCCCGGTGGCGCCGCCCAGGACGGCGCCAAGATCGACGTGCTGGCCTTCGGGGCCCATCCCGACGATGTCGAGATCGCCATGGGCGGCACGATCCTTTCCCTGAAGGACCGGGGCGCCCGGGTGGTCGTCTGCCACCTGACCGATGGGGAACCGACCCCCTATGGGAACCACAAGCTCCGTTTGAAGGAAGCGGAAGCCGCCGCCCGGGTCCTGGGACTGGACGATCACCTGATCCTTCCGCTCAAGAACCGTGAACTGCAGGACACGATCCCGGCCCGCCGCAAGGTGGCCGAGGTCATGCGCCGATACCGGCCCGCCATGGTCTTTGCCCCCTATTGGGTGGACGCCCATCCGGACCATTGGGGCGGCAGCCGACTGGTGGAAGCGGCCCGCTTCTGGGCCAAACTGGTCAAGACCGACATGAAAGGGGATCCTTGGTATCCCCCGAAGTTCTATTACCACCTTTGTTCGCACCTGCGCCCGAACGTCCAGCCGGCCTTCATCGTGGATACGACCGGTTTCCAGGACCGAAAGGTCCGGGCGGTCTCCTGCTACGAGAGCCAGTTCATCAAGAAGCCCGGGAGCCGGGCCCTGGAGTTCATCGGGGTGGCGAACCGCTATTGGGGGTCCATGATCGGGAGGGAAACGGGCGAACCCTTCTTTTCAAAGGAAAATATCGGGGTGAACGATCCGAGGATATTGCTTTAG
- a CDS encoding cold shock domain-containing protein, which translates to MPQGRVKWFNAGKGYGFIEQEGGEDVFVHFSAIQGDGFKTLTAGQEVTFEIVQGAKGKQAANVTKTGA; encoded by the coding sequence ATGCCACAGGGGCGCGTGAAGTGGTTCAACGCGGGCAAGGGCTACGGGTTCATCGAACAGGAGGGCGGGGAAGACGTGTTCGTTCACTTCTCGGCCATCCAGGGGGATGGGTTCAAGACCTTGACGGCGGGACAGGAAGTGACCTTCGAGATCGTGCAGGGCGCGAAGGGGAAGCAAGCCGCGAACGTAACCAAGACGGGGGCTTAA